The proteins below come from a single Vidua macroura isolate BioBank_ID:100142 chromosome 17, ASM2450914v1, whole genome shotgun sequence genomic window:
- the LIME1 gene encoding lck-interacting transmembrane adapter 1 codes for MAAASGEGTAGTRLLPAGTALALLGGLVYLGTLCAACKRKGRKKVAPDGVKLVDEALLCQTQLRSLSKSDTKLHELYRVKVRDDVQRPASLDLPGPTAPGGESLHSSGLLHRELPQIPVPEPPATSPAPDQTYSNLLFTPLRKAAPDAVYECLAVGAEGTPVPPMPAGTQVSPPRAVHGAADYACVHKVKKAVSVEVQEGAVAGPPGAQHCWDGAGSAPKAKLEEMYSTVCKATKKKSQVSASTPRAVKEAGSGWPPPCQQEGAPAAPGPPDPCYESINDRAWTAQARVPDPDYEAVDINWKKAAKRDKPGKPRVPENLYESVADVWAGESRKASARTAANGLEVYITNL; via the exons ATGGCTGCAGCCAGCGgcgaggggacagcagggacccggctcctgccagctggcactgccctggccctgctcggTGGCCTGGTCTACCTGGGCACCCTGTGTGCTGCCTGTAAACG gaagggcaggaagaaGGTCGCTCCAGATGGGGTGAAGCTCGTGGATGAG gccctgctctgccagacACAGCTGCGGTCACTCAGCAAGTCGGACACGAAGCTGCACGAGCTGTACCGGGTGAAGGTCAGAGATGATG TCCAGCGTCCGGCCAGCCTGGATCTCCCCGGTCCCACGGCCCCCGGAGGCGAATCCCTGCACAGCTCCGGCCTCCTGCACCGTGAGCTGCCCCAGATCCCCGTCCCTGAGCCCCCGGCCACTTCCCCAGCCCCCGACCAGACCTACTCCAACCTGCTCTTCACCCCGCTGCGGAAAGCAGCGCCAGACGCTGTCTATGAGTGCCTGGCAGTGGGGGCGGAGGGCACCCCGGTGCCCCCCATGCCAGCTGGcacccaggtgtcccctccACGGGCTGTGCATGGGGCAGCCGATTATGCCTGTGTCCATAAAGTGAAGAAGGCGGTGTCGGTGGAGGTGCAGGAGGGGGCTGTGGCAGGACcccctggagcacagcactgctgggatggagcaggcagtgccccTAAGGCCAAG ctggaggagatgTACTCGACAGTGTGCAAAGCCACCAAGAAGAAATCCCAGGTCTCTGCATCAACCCCGAGGGCTGTGAAGGAGGCGGGGTCTGGGTGGCCACCCCCCTGCCAGCAGGAGGgggccccagcagccccaggtcccCCTGACCCCTGTTACGAGTCCATCAATGACAGAGCATGGACTGCTCAAGCCCGTGTCCCCGACCCTGACTATGAGGCTGTGGACATTAACTGGAAGAAGGCAGCAAAACGGGACAAGCCGGGGAAGCCCCGTGTCCCCGAGAACCTGTACGAGAGTGTGGCGGACGTCTGGGCAGGGGAGTCCCGGAAAGCCTCTGCCCGGACGGCGGCCAATGGGCTGGAGGTTTACATCACCAACCTATAG
- the SLC2A4RG gene encoding SLC2A4 regulator: MLRVLDAGLERCLALHSAVQCIPVPRHRKLSGKAGIDEVMAAAVLTSLSASPLVLGHPPATHAPEPGSEVWKEAPAMSSSCSSSSNTSGDWSWDPSSDRSTPSTPSPPLSSHVPSTFLPGPLPDEGPDEPDGTHFVFGEPTPRKRKNSTKVMFKCLWKSCGKVLSSSSGMQKHIRTMHLGRKADLEQSDGEEDFYYTELDVDVDALTDGLSSLTPVSPTSSVPPAFPGPEAPLPPALPILDLALASPCSPPGPPGRCHVHTDHAYQDCRTPPRPPVSPTVPTPPPPKPPAVPRRPRGEAKKCRKVYGMEHREMWCTACRWKKACQRFLD; the protein is encoded by the exons ATGCTGCGGGTGCTGGACGCGGGGCTGGAGCGCTGCCTGGCGCTGCACTCGGCCGTGCAGTGCATCCCCGTGCCCCGGCACAG GAAGCTCTCGGGCAAGGCGGGCATTGATGAGGTGATGGCAGCTGCGGTGCTCACCAGCCTCTCCGCCAGCCCGCTGGTGCTGGGGCACCCACCGGCCACTCATGCCCCAG aGCCTGGCAGCGAGGTCTGGAAGGAGGCTCCTGCCAtgtcctccagctgcagcagcagcagcaacaccaGCGGGGACTGGAGCTGGGACCCCTCCAGCGACCGATCCACCCCCTCCACCCCCTCACCCCCCCTCTCCAGCCACGTCCCCAGCACCTTCCTGCCTGGCCCACTGCCAGATGAGGGCCCTGATGAGCCCGACGGCACCCACTTCGTCTTTGGAGAGCCCACCCCACGGAAGAGGAAG AACTCCACCAAGGTGATGTTCAAGTGCTTGTGGAAGAGCTGCGGCAAagtcctcagcagctcctcagggatgCAGAAGCACATCCGAACCATGCACCTTGG CCGGAAAGCCGACCTGGAGCAGAGCGACGGGGAGGAGGATTTCTACTACACGGAGCTGGACGTGGACGTGGACGCGCTGACTGACGGGCTCTCCAGCCTCACCCCGGTCTCTCCCACCTCCTCGGTGCCTCCCGCCTTTCCCGGCCCCGAGGCTCCTCTGCCGCCGGCGCTGCCGATCCTCGACCTGGCCCTGgcctccccctgcagccccccgggcccccccggCCGCTGCCACGTCCACACTGACCACGCGTAccag GACTGCCGGACCCCGCCACGGCCACCGgtgtcccccactgtccccacccCGCCACCACCCAAGCCGCCGGCCGTGCCCAG GCGGCCGCGGGGGGAGGCCAAGAAGTGCCGCAAGGTGTACGGCATGGAGCACCGGGAGATGTGGTGCACGGCGT